In Salvia miltiorrhiza cultivar Shanhuang (shh) unplaced genomic scaffold, IMPLAD_Smil_shh fragScaff_scaffold_112_2, whole genome shotgun sequence, the following proteins share a genomic window:
- the LOC131002378 gene encoding uncharacterized protein LOC131002378: protein MPPADETLRAITLLLDRLLPAALAVSSFASRWQIIRPKLAAAKSLLAEISDSPHWSDNPLLLTLLPALLSTLRRAETLSHRCSDPSFSGGKLLMQSDLDMAAGWLSRQINDLELLLRSGVLHQSTAIVLSRPDAASPKEDLAFFVRDLFTRLQIGGIEFKRKALDSLIQLLSDDDKSAAVVAKEGNMSCLVSLLDPNAHFSIRELAVVAVSLIVSAGDSPRKCVFEEGALGPLLRLIECGTMPMKESAAMAVEFITDDPDNAWAVSAYGGVAILIELCKSGSVTAQSHAAGAIRNVSCVEDIRIALAEEGAIPILMQLLVSGTPSTQGKVANCISILASTDEKFRGLLLQEKGLQRLLQLFCDCSSSETMEHVLRAIYSLSVSDSGYRMLSGSTAFILQIAELVKHGNVMLQHISASLLANLAISDGNKRAIAGCMGSLVKLMESLKPDGMQEVGAKALLSLLTVNSNKKEFVRDEKSLMRLVQMLDPRNEVVSKKFPVAVVAALMAGGSQGCRRRLVAAGAHGHVQRLAELDVPGAKKALQRLSANRLTSILTRAWRE, encoded by the coding sequence ATGCCCCCCGCCGACGAGACCCTCCGCGCCATCACTCTCCTCCTCGACCGCCTCCTCCCCGCCGCCCTCGCGGTCTCCTCCTTCGCCTCCCGCTGGCAAATCATCCGCCCCAAGCTCGCCGCCGCCAAATCCCTCCTCGCCGAGATCTCCGACTCCCCCCACTGGTCCGACAACCCCCTCCTCCTCACCCTCCTCCCCGCCCTCCTCTCCACCCTCCGCCGCGCCGAAACCCTCTCCCACCGCTGCTCCGACCCCTCCTTCTCCGGCGGGAAGCTCCTCATGCAGTCCGACCTCGACATGGCCGCTGGGTGGCTCTCCCGCCAAATTAACGACCTCGAGCTACTCCTCCGCTCCGGCGTCCTCCACCAGTCCACCGCCATCGTCCTCTCCCGCCCCGACGCCGCCTCCCCCAAGGAGGACCTCGCCTTCTTCGTCAGAGACCTCTTCACCAGGCTCCAGATCGGCGGGATCGAGTTCAAGCGGAAGGCGCTCGATTCGCTGATTCAACTCCTCTCCGACGACGACAAGTCCGCCGCCGTCGTCGCGAAGGAAGGGAACATGAGCTGCCTGGTCTCTCTCCTCGATCCGAACGCTCATTTCTCGATTCGAGAGCTCGCCGTGGTCGCCGTCTCGCTGATTGTCTCCGCCGGCGATTCGCCGCGGAAGTGCGTGTTCGAGGAAGGGGCTTTGGGTCCTCTGCTCCGATTAATTGAGTGCGGCACAATGCCGATGAAGGAAAGCGCCGCCATGGCGGTTGAATTCATCACCGATGACCCCGACAACGCGTGGGCGGTTTCTGCCTACGGCGGCGTTGCGATTCTCATCGAATTGTGCAAATCGGGCTCCGTCACAGCTCAATCACACGCAGCCGGCGCAATTAGGAATGTTTCCTGCGTTGAAGATATCCGCATTGCCCTAGCAGAAGAAGGCGCAATCCCTATTCTAATGCAATTGCTCGTTTCCGGCACTCCATCGACGCAGGGGAAAGTTGCTAATTGCATATCAATTCTCGCGTCAACGGATGAGAAATTCCGAGGGCTTTTGTTGCAGGAGAAAGGATTGCAGAGGCTGCTGCAGTTATTCTGCGATTGCTCGAGCTCTGAAACAATGGAGCACGTTTTACGCGCAATTTACTCGTTATCCGTCTCGGATTCCGGCTACAGAATGCTATCCGGATCGACGGCGTTCATTCTACAGATTGCGGAGCTCGTGAAGCACGGCAATGTGATGCTGCAGCACATCTCCGCCTCGTTGCTCGCGAATTTGGCGATCAGCGACGGCAACAAGAGGGCAATCGCCGGATGTATGGGATCTCTGGTGAAATTGATGGAGTCCTTGAAGCCTGACGGGATGCAGGAGGTCGGGGCGAAGGCGCTGCTATCGCTGCTGACGGTGAATTCGAACAAGAAGGAGTTTGTGAGGGATGAGAagagcttgatgaggttggtGCAGATGTTGGATCCCAGAAATGAGGTGGTTTCCAAGAAATTCCCGGTGGCGGTAGTGGCGGCGCTCATGGCCGGGGGAAGCCAGGGGTGCCGGAGGAGGCTCGTGGCTGCGGGTGCTCACGGGCACGTGCAGAGGCTGGCGGAGCTGGACGTGCCCGGGGCGAAGAAGGCTCTGCAGAGACTCTCTGCGAATAGGCTAACCAGCATTCTGACTAGGGCGTGGCGGGAATGA
- the LOC131002345 gene encoding uncharacterized protein LOC131002345, with translation MSSSLSSHEDERRAEEFFNLVQEFDQIVQDIGDPDEQPRRRRRRVAKKAYIRRDREAGALRLHADYFDENPVYPDNIFRRRFWMRRALFLRIVNAVASDPYFQQRTDALGRPDFTPLQKCTVDVRMLANGGAADQYDEYLRIAESTSLECLRRFSRAIIQLFGAKYLRMPTSADCQRLLAMHEAKHSFPGMLGSLDCMHWPWKNCPTAWQGAYTRGDQGEPTIILEAVASQDLWIWHAFFGTHGSNNDINVLNNSTLFNDQLQGMRVPVTYQVDNAYYTSGYYLTDGIYPNWLVFVKSPTHPTDPKGKRFKVMQEAPRKDIERAFGVLQARWAIVKGPSRLWSKEAMSDIMFTCIILHNMIIEDEGEHATQWEEDADEASSSAASQPRAGAPPNFRAFVAQQASM, from the coding sequence ATGTCTTCCTCCTTATCAAGCCACGAGGACGAGCGACGTGCTGAAGAATTTTTCAATCTTGTGCAAGAATTTGACCAAATTGTTCAAGATATTGGTGATCCAGATGAGCAACCTCGTCGTCGGCGACGAAGAGTGGCAAAGAAGGCCTACATTCGTCGGGACCGTGAAGCCGGCGCTCTACGTTTGCACGCggattactttgatgaaaatccgGTCTACCCCGACAACATCTTCCGCCGCCGATTTTGGATGCGTCGTGCGTTGTTTTTGCGTATCGTTAATGCCGTCGCATCCGATCCATACTTTCAACAACGCACGGATGCACTTGGGAGACCCGACTTCACGCCATTGCAAAAATGCACTGTCGATGTTCGTATGCTAGCTAACGGTGGGGCAGCGGACCAATACGACGAATATCTCCGGATTGCAGAGTCCACCTCGTTGGAGTGCTTGCGCAGATTCAGTCGAGCCATTATTCAACTCTTCGGCGCGAAATACTTGAGGATGCCGACTTCCGCTGACTGCCAACGGCTTCTAGCAATGCACGAAGCGAAGCACAGCTTCCCGGGAATGCTAGGGAGCcttgattgcatgcattggcCATGGAAAAATTGTCCAACGGCATGGCAAGGCGCATACACTCGCGGCGATCAGGGGGAACCGACCATCATCCTCGAAGCCGTCGCATCGCAAGATCTATGGATCTGGCATGCTTTTTTTGGGACTcatggttcgaacaacgacatcaacgtgctcaacaactcGACGTTGTTCAACGATCAGCTGCAAGGAATGAGGGTGCCAGTCACATATCAAGTCGACAACGCCTACTACACAAGTGGGTACTACTTGACTGACGGCATCTATCCCAATTGGCTTGTATTCGTGAAGAGTCCTACACATCCTACGGATCCGAAGGGGAAGAGGTTCAAAGTGATGCAGGAAGCGCCTCGCAAGGATATTGAACGAGCATTCGGCgtccttcaagctcgttgggcaATCGTCAAAGGCCCATCGCGTCTTTGGAGTAAGGAGGCGATGAGCGACATCATGTTCACgtgcatcattttgcacaacatgatcatcgaAGATGAAGGCGAGCACGCAACACAgtgggaagaagacgccgacgaAGCTTCAAGTAGTGCCGCATCTCAACCTCGTGCCGGTGCTCCGCCGAATTTTCGTGCATTTGTTGCACAACAAGCATCCATGTGA